The stretch of DNA aacactagtgctactttttttttactttaatttttttttctccttttttttacctcgtgtcattatgctttttttttacaactttgatttttttttctcttatgtttttctctaattttctcgttatgttacctttttttctttttctttttttaccagattttttttttacttgaatttttttttactcttattttttttacctcgtgttattatgctgttattgtgctttttttacgactttgattttttttttctcttttttttttaccacatgttattgtgctgttattgttattccgttgttattgtgatgttattctgctgccactttgatttttttttcttttttttttaccacgtgttattctgctgttattgtgatgttattccggtgtcactttgatttttttattgatttttttactgctttaatttttttactcttttttttactgcatgttattctggtgttattgtgatgttattccgctgCCACTTTggttttttttacgactttgatttttttttttaccacgtgttgttgtgctgttattctactattattctgctgttattgtgatgttattccggtgtcactttgattttttttttactactttgatttttttattattttttaccgcatgttattgtgctgttattctggtgttattgtgatgttattcctgccaaataaatgacaaaagacaccaattttactctttttttttaccgcatgttattgtgatgttattctggtgttattgtgatgttattccggtgtcattttgatttgtttttactactttgatttttttactcttttttaccacgtgttattgtgttgttattctggtggtcttgttattctggtgttattgtgatgttattccggtgtcattttgatttttttttactactttgatttttctactctttttttaccacgtgttattgtgctgttattctggtggtattgttattctggtgttattgtgatgttattccggtgtcactttgatttttttttactagtttgagattttttttactcttttttttctcgtgttattgtgctattattgtaTACGGCCACTTTTAAAATTTACCTTCTCAGCAAAATGCCTCCACAAGTAGTGCATAAAGGGAATGTGCTTCCATATTGGAGCGAAATCCAATGACATTCTGTAAAGCAGCCTTGTTTTGTTCTTTGATGACGGTAAACAAACATGAAGCTGGTTAAGATGGGTAGAACATTGCTTTGTACTTTGTCCCTCTAGTTTACCTGGTTTTGAGATTCATATCGTCTACAGCACCATACATGGTGGTTTGAACTCCATATCTATCGAATAGGGGTCCCAGTAACCTTTTAGCCCGGATACTGGAGTCAGGAATTTCACTAAGCTTCACATCAATTCCAAACATTATTCAATAAAAGAATAAGTTTTTCAGGTCAAGTCACTGAGTCTgcatttcgagtcttgccttgacATGATTCTTGTAGTAAGTCCTGAGAGTCGGATCAGTGAAGAAGTCGTCATCAGAGGTGACATTACAGCCATCATCTTTCCCCCATTTCACATACTGTTGTTTACCACCATAGTCGCTCCAGTTATTCACCAATGATAATATTACCCTGATCTTATTCTTCTTCGCTTCACTCACCACAAAATCCAGCGCCTGTAAAAAGTTAAAATCGCGTTAACCTCCCAACATTTTTTATAAAATAGCAGTGACAGTATAAAAACTAACCTGGAAAACATTCTCATCGTAAACAGAAGGGAAGGTCTGCAATGCTCGCCATTGGCCATCGTTAAAAGCCCTAGTCCTGCAGACAGTTAACCCAACAATTGGTGCTAGTTGGAAGACTTCACTGACTTTACCGCGATTTGATTGATCTGCTGCAAATACCATTAGCCAGTAGGTATTGAAGCCATTGAAATAAAATGGGCTACCATTCACTGTGAATTGGACCCCATTCCTTCCTACTATTGTCCACGGTTCGTCTTCCTAACATTGCTTTGTAATGATTCATACTGCATAACTCGAACCGCTGCACAAACCGGACCACCATTAAAACCTGAGCTTGCTAAAAAAAACCAACGGTTCTTTCCAGTCTTAAACCTCTCCTTGAACCGGGTTTTGACCTCCTTAGCAGCAGTAACCTTCTTATCACGACTTCCAAGAACATCAGCAGAAACAACTTCTTTAAGATCAACATCAAGAGTGTAACGAGTTGGCATAATATGATTATAACTAACCATTTTAACGAAACTCTTAACCCTAGATTTCTTCGCTTGTTTCTTTGCGGAATCCTTCTTGATTACCTTGATAGGGTACTTGCTGATTCCGGCGACGAGGCAGTGACCGTATTTGCGATTGCCAGTTCCTTCATCATAGTTCTTGATGATTACGGCTTTCTTTCCGACGTATCGGCCTTGTAGCAGGATTACTGCTTTCCGGCGAGCGTTGTCAAGGACATTCACCGCGAGCGTTGTCAAGGATAACCGTCGACATCACCGGTGAAGTAGGTGATTTCGACGAAGAAGGTCGTTGCGGGTGATAATGTTCGTCGTCGGAGGTCGGAGTGGAGATGGAGAGGATAAAGGGAAGGGAAATAGTGGAGTAGGTGCAAATGATGGCTGACATCGCCGGCGAAGTGGTTGATTACCGGCAGATGGATTGGTCGCCGCCATACTTGCTGTCGTCGTTGAAGGTTGCTAGGTAGGAGAGGGaggagagagaagtgggagagagGTAGAAGATGGAGTGGTTCTGTTTTCTGCGTGAGGTACAGTGTTTGTTTGCGATTATAAAAGAAGTGACATATGACCCAGCCCTTGGTTTCTTTTGATCTCAGCCCTTGGTTTCATttgatctagtggctgagattttccaaactcacaactcaccgtaagaaccaaactcacgagatcccgcctctatatatatatatatatatatatatatatatatatatatatatatatatatatatatagacgcggcatctcgtgagtttggttcttacggtgagttgtgagtttgaaaaATCTCAGCCATTGAATCTGAATAAATAGACCGCTGAGATTGCATCTAAATATCTAAtagtaataaaataaaaaaacacatCGTGCAACAGATAAGCCGCTAATTTATCGTCTAAACTAAGCTTTTCAATTGTGTGGTCGTCGTCATCGTCGTCATAATCATCATCGTCAACAGACGACCACCTCTCCAATTCATACTTGGGTAAGTCGTGTACCTTAGGCTGCAacattaaaaaatttaaaataaaagaTAAGCAAATAATTAAGACGGAAATAGTCGAATTGTACCTTATCAGCTTGAATGGGGCCATAATCTTCATTAGCATAGCTATAATCAGTATAATCGCTACCCCAGTCGGTATAATCACCACCGACATCCGATAACAACGAAGTCGGCGCCATCTCTAACTCTCTGctaatatttgattagatttatctttttttttttaatcaactTTCGATCTGCGCCATCAATTTTTGTTGGTTACGAATTGAGCATTGGATGATTGCTTCTTGTTGCAGCTGGGTGTccgttgatacggtcgttatgtaccaaaaataaatacctaactactactaacagaagtcagcggtaagtagggtcgatctccacagggaggctattttgctaattatctgtttaacttgGTCTGTCTGATGTCACAAAGTGGGGgttttaaatgtgattttctaaactaataagagtaaggaaaagagaataagagaaagggattaagcagatagagagaaatagctaagacaaacggttcaccataatcatccggtcaagtaatctaggtctcaggtcaatgcaaatacggtctaaggagcagtgaaaatctcctttcggtctcaattcgccctaaagtgtaaacagcttaactttcgccctcactgcaataccctatcgttcgctactagtctcgcctcttccaacctttcggtccaggtcgaggatcactaagaaataaatgcctaattgtttcgactcaatcagacggatacaattaactgcagcatttaaccaacaaagactataccagcattaacccaataaatcgattactctcccttcatgattatggatcccctatagtcttagcatatgaaaattagctactcattatcatcgaattaacaacaacaacaaataaataattgaaactaaacataatgataaaactgataaggattgaataaaagcaattatgataataaataagggaagaaggaattcaagcaataaaaatgattaaaagattaaagaagaatattagtaccaatacaatccgaatctgagtagcaaaagtataaggaagaacaaaatccaaagaacagtaaccTAAGGTAAAAAATGAAATTCAACGAGAGAGGAGAGGAGCAGAGTACGTTGTTCCCCCTCAGTCTTATgctaaaaatccatcctaaacctaatctatggactaattaccaAGGCCCATAAGagaaattaggcggaaattaactaaagcacaagaaaccactcgatcgagtaactttatatcactcgatcgagtaaaattaagctcaaaccactcgatcgagtagaaaatatacttgatcgagtaacccctaaattgaatctactcgatcgagtagaaaaaggactcgatcgaacataaatccactcgatcgagtactttccagcgcacatttcctgctttgcgcactgaacttcaaacggctgccatttcttcgttacttgggcaaacaaggcgattccggtggcgttggaaagccaagaggacaaactttcatctccaattgaaaTAACCTGAATATCcattgtataactcgagatatggctcttcaaagtaggtactaacaatttgaagttcttcctttgctcgcctagctattttacttctttgcgcatctcaagatagctacattcccgctccaaattcactcttcctccaaatgcatgctaaacggacggtaaaaggctcaatTTCACcattttctggttcattcctgcaaataagacaaaacgacCCAAAGTAGGATAtttgggggtatttgtagctagatgctacataaatagtacagaaatgcgtgtaaaaatgaggtaaaaaccttatataaaagacacgcatcaaatctccccaaaccaaacctttgcttgtccctaagcaaatatgaatgcaactaagaaacaacagtggaacgggaccaacgcatcagctacaaatcacccactaaaaccaatttaatgcaataactgacAAAGtagcaaatgagaagtgcaaacgagttaaatcaatgtttcaaacttactgaaccgtcgaccttgcaagactcaaaagatatcggactctcacgggtcgctcgtcactcaaaatcaggcacaaggtgagtatatatgtgaaagataggaagaagtaaagacactcacctaactcgacctataagaacatgcatgcagttaacatgaataaagtctctacaaccgtacatatgcattccaaccatactaatgaccaagacacatgccgaggacttacatttgggtaagtgaggtaatgggtaagaaggggctaaaatgaatttggatatgtggggttaatagccaggctagcaacaacgaatccaaatataaactgcatcccaacttcgtactcaatacagcaagatgaaacggtgcaaaaccatgcactaaactcacgaaacaccaaaaatcgtcaactccccataagatataaataagacatgggagtgaaaatcattatccaatttctttttttttttgatttttttctttcttttcttatttcgcttttttttcgttctcttttttttcgttttttcgtttcactttttttttcaacaattcttttatttccttcaattcttccaccatcttctgaaatcagataaaacaaccatattgcaataaaacattccaataactactcgtcactagctcggctagggtaggaagtattttagaaagtagttaataggacaaaaaggcaatttggctatgtgaggctcatgggtaaaatgaagtaaagggaactgcctctcctaacatgtgtcaccatccacagaccgaatgcatacaggtattaagaagactagactcatgcttatgcaaattgatgttacatgccttaaagagagtactactcacatcctaaacgaaaccggtcatgaatgtcaccagtttataaagctctaacctcagaatgtaatgtagcttgccgacataatgaatcaagtctattcgttcagataagaaagaaacaaaaactcgtagattatgcacataatcatgccaactaaatgtcaagaataagcaaggctcaagtaaagattcaaagtagcgtcaatgttcaaacgttccgactcaatttaaacatgaaaatttttgaaaatttttgaattttatgatttttatatgattttttgaattaattaaaacaacaatacatGCGGAAATAAGTAAACGTGCAAGCAAatatgcaagaaaacatgcagacacagatatggatgcatacctccccaaaccaaaccgtacaatgccctcattgtacaaaaaatagggaaagaaatgcaaactgaagaggaGAGGGtaaatggagtcggaaaacttacaaaacgtcatatagggggacctccccaaaccgaccatgaacatgggaggtcaaagaaagtcaaacagtagctccatagacgtaaatcagctgctgggagtcaaaactactcgatcgagtacttggaacagctcgatcgagtgaactggtgcttggaaggactcgatcgagtagaaaaccactcgatcgagtaagcatgattttggttttggtcgatcgaggacaatatcactcgatcgagtgaaaactgcctcaaaaaagtgctcgatcgagcacaaaaccattcgatcgagtactttgacctgcaaaacacgcatttaaagcaaggaaatacatgggaagttcgtaaaacagcgtataaagttcaacaataagctaaggaaaaataaatagttcaacaaaagtacaataaaacagtctgaGCTGCCTCCCGGATCATCCAACAGCACAAATCAGTTGCCTACTACTAGGCCTCTCCGATCAGTGTCGCGATAGCTTCAGCAATCGTCAAGCGGACATCCGGCCTCCACAACTTGGCAATGTAAGAATAGCAGCTTCCCACAGCATCCGGGTCCCAATCTATCACCTCATCAAGCAGCTTTTTCCTAGACGGTGTagctttatcaacacctcctcctgggtcgtctatccaggcagttccagacttcatgctaagagcacccatctcacctcccgggtctttgaacttgtcacgacctgtagaaagagaaacaaacaaATGTTCCTCCAGTTTGCTCCCagaatggggcggaggtgtcataacagcagCAATAAGTGACAGACTAGGAATATCAGACGGAATATCAATGGAGTCTACAAGGGGAATATCAATGCAAGGTATGATAGGTATGGATTCCCTAGGGTCATCggacttagtaaaaaccaagtcctctCCTCCGACCTAaaaggtaagtgtcccaaccccgacatcaacaattgcgccagcagtgcacaaaaatggtcgtcccaaaataatgggaacattgcggtcttcgggtatgtttaagacaatgaaatctgcgggaatatagaaattcccgatcctaacaggtacgtcatgtaaagctcctttgacccgtacataagaatggtcagcTAGCTGAACAGGCGTTTTAGCGCGTGTGAACTTAGTCAACCCAAATTTCAaggcaagagacaaaggtaaaatgtTGACATTAGAATCGAgatcacataaagcattatcaaacgaatGGGTCCCTATAGAACATGGAATAGGAAAACGACACGGGTCAGACATATTAGGGGGGATCCCATTCCGAAGAAGTGTACTACACTCTTCAGTCATAGCTACATTCATTATCGTCTCACTAGCATCCTTCTCAGACCAATCAATTTGAGAAATAAAATTAgcataagtaggtacctgagtgaTCATCTCATCGTAATGAGCAGCGACATTGAAAGCTCGTATGCGGTCCAGAAATCTACGGTGTGGCAGCAATCGTTGTGGATAAGGAACTTGAACAGAATAGGAGTTGACCGTATGTTCCTTTGTATCGTCACTTGGAATAGGCATTGGTGACGATTTAACGCTTCCACGCTTTTCCGGGTTGATCGAGCATGTCTATTAGTCGATCGAACTGTTTCCCCTtcgtcttcagtcgatcgagcagaattgttgctcgatcgaccactttccccctgaattccactcgatcgagcagatttgttgctcgatcgagcactttctcctggaaaatcactcgatcgaccaatgttagtcactcgatcgagtgattcctcctgtacagggcttaaatcttcgcataaactcttgaagtacgataggaattcatcatccgagtcatagaaatcATTCTCAACATTGGGTGACACGGGTTCTTCATGAGACGGAATGATGTCGGTGTTGATAGCATACACCGTCTCATATTGCTCTTGGATTTGCTCGACAGCTAGTTGGTTCACCCAAGCCTGTAGCTTCTGTATACGGATGGCAAATTCCTCACCAAGTGCCCTTATCATTGACTTAACTTCTTCAACCTCATCATTCCGAGCAAGTGGGGGAGTTGGTTGCGGTGAGAAAGAATAACAAGGCGGTGGATAGCCTTGTTGCAGCAACGGTTGTGGTCTAGGCCTCAGTGGAGGAGCAGCCTCATAGtgattaccacaaccccaagattctttcctctcccaattagtagatctttcagtttgagcttcaaacagagcaataagtcgagagacggacgtcatcttggcaaaagggtcgaaggtactcaagccttcccttggCGATCTTTTTCTAAAATCTGTCTAATAGActgtaagacctatcaaaacaaagactaaagaaaagataagaacggcctcaaggtactcagtcttcccttgaggtgaaaaacagacaaaaataaaacagataaaagcgtcgcatccccggcaacggcgccaaaatttgatacggtcgttatgtaccaaaaataaatacctaactacttctaacagaagtcagcggtaagtagggtcgatctccacatggaggatattttgctaattatctgtttaacttggtctgtctaatgtcacaaagTGGGGgttttaaatgtgattttctaaactaataagagtaaggaaaagagaataagagaaagggattaagcagatagagagaaacagctaagacaaacggttcaccataatcatccggtcaagtaatctaggtctcaggtcaatgcaaatacggtctaaggagcagtgaaaatctcctttcggtctcaattcgccctaaagtgtaaacagcttaactttcgccctcactgcaataccctatcgttcgctactagtctcgcctcttccaacctttcggtccaggtcgaggatcactaagaaataaatgcctaattgtgtcgactcaatcagacggatacaattaactgcagcatttaaccaacaaagactataccagcattaacccaataaatcgattactctcccttcatgattatggatcccctatagtcttagcatatgaaaattagctactcattatcatcgaattaacaacaacaacaaataaataattgaaactaaacataatgataaaactgataaggattgaataaaagcaattatgataataaataagggaagaaggaattcaagcaataaaaatgattaaaagattaaagaagaatattagtaccaatacaatccgaatctgagtagcaaaagtataaggaagaacaaaatccaaagaacagtaaccTAAGGTAAAAAATGAAATTCAACGAGAGAGGAGAGGAGCAGAGTACGTTGTTCCCCCTCAGTCTTATgctaaaaatccatcctaaacctaatctatggactaattaccaAGGCCCATAAGagaaattaggcggaaattaactaaagcacaagaaaccactcgatcgagtaactttatatcactcgatcgagtaaaattaagctcaaaccactcgatcgagtagaaaatttactcgatcgagtaacccctaaattgaatctactcgatcgagtagaaaaaggactcgatcgaacataaatccactcgatcgagtactttccagcgcacatttcctgctttgcgcactgaacgtcaaacggctgccatttcttcgttacttgggaaaacaaggcgattctggtggcgttagaaagctaagaggacaaaatttcatctccaattggaatcacctgaatatccattgtagaacttgagatatggctcttcaacgTAGGTACtaacaatttgaagttcttcctttgctcgcctagctattttacttctttgcgcatctcaagatagctacattcccgctccaaattcactcttcctccaaatgcatgctaaacggacggtaaaaggctcaatTTCACcattttctggttcattcctgcaaataagacaaaacgacCCAAAGTAGGATAtttgggggtatttgtagctagatgctacataaatagtacagaaatgcgtgtaaaaatgaggtaaaaaccttatataaaagacacgcataaTCCGTGGTGCAGGGGAGCGAACTTGGTTTGCTGGGACTGATTGTCGTCGAGTGGTGGTACGGCTGAGCAGAACGGAGCTGCTGCTTCGGTGGTAAAAGTTTAACGGTGGCGCGTGGTTTGGTTTTGTGAATGGAAATGGGAGCTCGATTCCGGGCAGCCATGGTGTTGAATGGAGGTTGAAGAATGGTTGGTGAATTGATTTGGGATAGTTTGAATGAGATGGGTAATATTGTATTGCTTGATCGAAACAATGTTTCGATTTGGGATAGTTTTGATCATCCTACTGATATAGTCTCTTCTAGTCCTTAATACCCTAGTAACTACCGGAATTGGGCGGTATTTCAGTTGATTTGATCTTATTTCAGTGGAAAGTTTGGATCTTTTGGGAGTCTTGAGCTGATGCAATTGGGTATTCATGTGGTATGGGTAGTTTTTATATTTCACTGGTGCAAATGGTATTGACCTTTTCCTCCACTGTGTGTTAATTATTCTTGCCTGACCAGGCTACAAGTTGTTAATTGTTGCCTGAAAGTTGGTCTCAGTCGGCTTTTAGCCGTGCATTTGGGTGAAAGACTGAAA from Silene latifolia isolate original U9 population chromosome 10, ASM4854445v1, whole genome shotgun sequence encodes:
- the LOC141608982 gene encoding mannan endo-1,4-beta-mannosidase 6-like; its protein translation is MVFAADQSNRGKVSEVFQLAPIVGLTVCRTRAFNDGQWRALQTFPSVYDENVFQALDFVVSEAKKNKIRVILSLVNNWSDYGGKQQYVKWGKDDGCNVTSDDDFFTDPTLRTYYKNHVKARLEMQTQ